From one Deltaproteobacteria bacterium genomic stretch:
- a CDS encoding glutamine--tRNA ligase/YqeY domain fusion protein, producing MEPRRSSVRVLKEGGRNLKVSDKSQAHPQNFIRAIVEEDLEKGTWGGRVHTRFPPEPNGYLHIGHAKSICLNFGLAEDYGGLCNLRFDDTNPAKEEMEYVESIKEDVRWLGFDWGDREYYASDYFERLFEYALQLIRKGKAYVCDLSPEQIREYRGTLTEPGRESPYRNRSVEENLDLFQRMRAGEFPDGSRTLRAKIDMASPNLNMRDPVMYRILHAEHHRTGRKWCIYPTYDWTHGQSDSIEGITHSLCTLEFEDHRPLYNWFLEALEIYHPRQIEFARLNLSHTVMSKRKLLELVKEGHVRGWDDPRMPTLCGLRRRGYTPESIRNFCERIGVAKRESVVDIAFLEHCLREDLNKRAQRVMAVLRPLKVIIDNYPEGRVEELEAVNNPEDPGMGTRKVPFSRVLYIEREDFMEDPPKKFYRLAPGREVRLRYAYFIKCVEVVKDGDTGEIREIHCTYDPETRGGNAPDGRKVKATLHWVSAEHALEAEVRLYDHLFLKANPGEEEGKDFKDDLNPHSLEVLPRCFLEPSLKDARPGISYQFERLGYFCVDSKDSTREKPVFNRTVTLRDTWAKIRKRGAEAAGKEVPPEPSGKDKKAGKKEPAPLKEEITIEEFSRMDLRVGIIREAEEVEGARKLLRLQVDLGEGRTRQILSGIRSAYPDPGRLVGKRVIVVANLKPRKMRFGISEGMILSGGDGDRLCVTTFDGDPLPGDPVT from the coding sequence ATGGAACCGCGGAGGTCTTCAGTGAGGGTTTTAAAGGAAGGAGGACGCAATCTCAAGGTGAGCGACAAGAGCCAAGCACATCCACAGAATTTCATCCGCGCTATCGTTGAAGAAGACCTCGAGAAAGGCACTTGGGGGGGGCGGGTCCATACCCGTTTCCCACCCGAACCCAACGGATATCTCCACATCGGTCACGCCAAGTCCATTTGCCTGAACTTCGGACTTGCCGAGGATTACGGGGGGCTTTGCAACCTTCGGTTCGATGACACCAACCCCGCCAAGGAAGAGATGGAGTACGTGGAGTCCATCAAGGAGGACGTCCGTTGGTTGGGCTTTGATTGGGGGGATCGTGAGTACTATGCCTCGGACTACTTCGAGCGGCTCTTTGAGTATGCTTTGCAGCTCATTAGGAAAGGGAAGGCCTATGTCTGCGATCTGAGCCCCGAACAGATCAGGGAATACCGGGGCACATTGACGGAACCGGGCAGGGAGAGTCCTTACCGGAACCGGTCCGTGGAGGAAAACCTCGACCTTTTCCAGCGCATGAGGGCGGGGGAATTCCCCGATGGATCCCGCACCCTGAGGGCCAAGATCGACATGGCCTCTCCGAATCTCAATATGCGGGATCCCGTCATGTACCGCATCCTGCATGCCGAGCACCACAGGACCGGGAGGAAGTGGTGTATCTATCCCACCTATGATTGGACCCATGGACAATCGGATTCCATCGAGGGGATTACCCACTCTCTTTGTACCCTCGAGTTCGAGGACCACCGTCCGCTGTACAACTGGTTTCTCGAGGCCCTGGAGATTTACCATCCCCGGCAGATCGAATTCGCCCGGCTCAACCTCAGCCACACGGTGATGAGCAAGCGGAAGCTTTTGGAGCTGGTAAAAGAGGGCCATGTGCGGGGATGGGACGATCCAAGGATGCCTACCCTATGCGGCCTCAGGCGCCGGGGGTATACGCCCGAGTCGATTCGGAACTTCTGTGAGCGGATCGGGGTGGCCAAGCGGGAGAGCGTGGTGGATATCGCCTTCCTGGAGCATTGCCTCCGCGAAGACCTCAACAAGAGGGCCCAACGGGTCATGGCGGTTTTGCGACCCTTGAAGGTCATTATCGACAATTATCCCGAAGGCCGGGTGGAAGAACTGGAGGCGGTGAACAACCCTGAAGACCCGGGAATGGGAACCCGAAAGGTCCCCTTCTCCAGGGTCCTTTACATCGAGCGGGAGGATTTCATGGAAGATCCTCCGAAAAAATTCTACCGCCTGGCCCCCGGGCGGGAAGTACGCCTTCGGTATGCCTATTTCATCAAGTGTGTCGAGGTTGTGAAAGACGGGGATACCGGCGAGATTCGAGAGATCCATTGTACCTATGACCCTGAGACCCGTGGAGGAAATGCCCCGGACGGCCGGAAGGTCAAGGCCACCTTGCACTGGGTATCGGCGGAGCATGCCTTGGAGGCGGAAGTCAGGTTGTACGATCACCTTTTCTTGAAGGCCAATCCGGGGGAAGAAGAAGGAAAGGATTTCAAGGACGATCTGAATCCCCATTCCCTGGAGGTCCTCCCCCGTTGTTTCCTGGAGCCTAGCCTCAAGGATGCCCGGCCCGGTATATCTTACCAGTTCGAAAGGTTGGGTTACTTCTGCGTGGATTCCAAGGACTCAACGAGAGAGAAACCCGTCTTTAATCGAACGGTTACCTTACGGGACACCTGGGCCAAGATCAGAAAGAGGGGAGCGGAGGCCGCGGGAAAGGAAGTGCCCCCGGAACCATCGGGGAAAGATAAAAAGGCGGGAAAGAAGGAACCGGCACCCTTAAAGGAAGAGATCACCATAGAGGAATTCTCCCGGATGGATCTCAGGGTGGGAATCATTCGGGAGGCCGAAGAGGTGGAGGGGGCGCGAAAACTCCTCCGGCTGCAGGTGGATCTCGGTGAAGGCCGCACGCGCCAGATCCTTTCAGGAATCCGGTCGGCCTATCCTGACCCGGGTAGACTGGTGGGCAAACGGGTCATCGTGGTAGCCAACCTGAAACCCCGGAAGATGAGGTTTGGAATTTCAGAAGGAATGATCCTTTCGGGCGGGGACGGGGACAGGCTCTGCGTAACCACCTTCGACGGCGATCCCTTGCCGGGGGACCCGGTGACCTAG
- a CDS encoding FadR family transcriptional regulator has translation MHNEVLFSPYTPTRAFEEVAEQIREVILAGKLSPGDRLPSERSLAEQFQVGRLTIREALRTLEITGFVEIRKGSGGGAFVASGNLEAVASIIKDNLILEGLTSDQITEARLALECAAVEAAVRHATEEDLERIARHIEEAEKTLKAPEKEGESVPRMIRFHQLIARASHNLPFILFIHAILEWARSRPILASWVPSENERKFVLNSYKRIFRAVRNRDADSARRFMKEHVLAMGELLREPREKAEDA, from the coding sequence ATGCATAATGAGGTCTTGTTTTCACCTTACACACCGACCCGGGCCTTCGAAGAAGTGGCCGAGCAGATCAGAGAGGTCATCCTGGCCGGAAAGCTTTCGCCCGGGGACCGTCTTCCCTCGGAACGATCTCTTGCAGAACAGTTCCAGGTAGGCCGCCTGACCATCCGGGAGGCCCTTCGCACACTCGAAATCACAGGATTTGTCGAAATCAGAAAAGGGAGCGGTGGCGGGGCCTTCGTGGCCTCCGGCAATCTGGAAGCCGTGGCGTCCATCATCAAGGACAACCTCATTTTGGAAGGGCTCACCAGCGATCAGATCACCGAGGCCCGACTGGCCCTTGAATGCGCGGCCGTGGAGGCCGCCGTCCGCCATGCCACTGAAGAGGACCTGGAGCGCATCGCCCGGCATATCGAAGAGGCTGAAAAAACCCTGAAGGCCCCGGAGAAGGAGGGCGAAAGCGTTCCGCGAATGATCAGGTTCCATCAACTCATCGCCCGGGCTTCCCATAACCTGCCCTTCATCCTGTTCATCCATGCCATTCTGGAATGGGCTCGAAGCAGGCCCATCCTGGCCTCGTGGGTGCCTTCCGAAAATGAAAGAAAGTTTGTTTTAAACTCCTACAAACGGATATTCCGGGCTGTCAGGAACCGGGATGCGGACTCGGCCCGGCGTTTCATGAAGGAACACGTCTTGGCCATGGGAGAATTACTCCGGGAACCCCGCGAAAAGGCCGAGGACGCTTAA
- a CDS encoding ferredoxin family protein, with translation MAFCHIYFNESVCDGCGVCVEVCMSDVFAPNPEKGKPPLVRYPEECWFCGCCITDCPHGDEGAIKIITPFPMRGSFKRS, from the coding sequence ATGGCATTTTGTCACATATACTTCAATGAGAGTGTATGCGACGGTTGTGGGGTATGCGTGGAAGTCTGCATGAGCGACGTCTTCGCCCCCAACCCCGAGAAGGGGAAACCCCCGCTTGTTCGTTATCCGGAGGAGTGTTGGTTTTGTGGCTGTTGCATTACGGACTGTCCCCATGGAGATGAAGGCGCCATCAAGATCATCACCCCATTCCCCATGCGGGGCTCTTTTAAAAGATCATGA
- a CDS encoding FAD-dependent oxidoreductase, whose protein sequence is MYRLRIVPIETDVLIIGGGLAGCMAAIRAADQGGIAVTLVDKSNTRRSGCAASGIDHVWAYIPPIHEKMGYTIDDMAEDHRVGTAYGFFRRDLFDLVAGTMYERVLDLERFGIRFRYEDSKVPGGFRIVPQFHSVPTSFNFDGGPLKPVLTREAKKRGVRIINRVQMTDLLTNDGRIAGAVGVNVRNADIYFFRAKAVVLSSGRSNRLSRNINGCEFNTRMPGPFSGDGTSMAVRAGLPIINIEFLSNILGLGPCGFYNPNYGDPRNTVQPAARIVDWKGNVIVPRTQGYDWGNLGKEKWSEAVREAWLEDRKMWRQGRAALVKRLKGGEGPFYLDFSEGTDEEIAYIEWSISHEGKGTQFLRYFKGEEGLDLKKNSQEYVGLWPREISGTAAKGIWVDKDLETEIRNLFAAGDEVGGLPWQASPGAFTQGWHAGGVAAGRAAARKHLLPVKDDLVEARRHMCEEILNRKEGFHWREVEIGVQNLMDFYCGDIRSEGLLLRGIERLEDAKAAPLKAENPHELGRCLDVKSIIDNAELVLRSSLERRESRPGPLGFVRADYPEQDDKNWLAFLSIRKREDGTFEFKRLPVDH, encoded by the coding sequence ATGTATAGACTTCGTATCGTCCCCATCGAGACGGACGTTCTGATCATCGGGGGAGGCCTCGCCGGGTGCATGGCGGCCATTCGGGCCGCGGATCAGGGAGGGATCGCCGTGACCCTGGTGGACAAATCCAACACACGGAGAAGCGGGTGCGCAGCATCGGGAATCGATCACGTGTGGGCCTATATCCCGCCCATTCACGAGAAGATGGGATATACGATCGACGACATGGCGGAGGATCACCGGGTAGGAACGGCCTATGGATTCTTCCGGAGGGATCTTTTCGACCTTGTGGCGGGCACCATGTACGAGCGGGTGCTGGACCTGGAGCGCTTCGGAATCAGGTTCAGGTATGAGGACAGCAAGGTCCCGGGAGGGTTCCGGATCGTTCCCCAGTTCCACAGTGTTCCGACATCCTTCAACTTCGACGGCGGTCCATTGAAGCCCGTTCTCACCAGGGAGGCCAAAAAACGAGGGGTGAGAATCATCAACCGCGTGCAGATGACCGACCTGCTCACCAATGACGGGCGGATTGCCGGGGCCGTGGGCGTGAACGTGCGAAACGCGGACATCTACTTTTTCAGGGCCAAGGCGGTGGTGCTTTCAAGCGGCCGTTCCAACCGCTTGAGCCGGAATATCAACGGGTGCGAGTTTAATACCCGCATGCCGGGACCTTTCAGTGGGGACGGAACCTCCATGGCTGTCCGTGCCGGGCTTCCCATAATCAATATCGAATTCTTGAGCAATATCCTCGGGCTCGGGCCCTGCGGCTTCTACAATCCCAATTACGGGGACCCGAGGAACACCGTTCAGCCCGCTGCCCGGATCGTGGACTGGAAGGGCAACGTTATCGTACCCAGAACCCAAGGTTACGACTGGGGAAACCTTGGAAAGGAAAAGTGGAGTGAAGCGGTAAGAGAGGCATGGCTGGAGGACCGGAAGATGTGGAGACAGGGAAGGGCGGCCCTGGTGAAACGCCTCAAAGGGGGTGAAGGCCCTTTTTATCTGGATTTCAGTGAGGGCACGGACGAGGAGATCGCCTACATCGAGTGGTCCATTTCCCATGAGGGTAAGGGAACCCAGTTCCTCAGGTATTTCAAGGGGGAGGAGGGACTGGATTTAAAGAAGAACAGCCAGGAATACGTGGGACTCTGGCCCAGGGAGATTTCGGGGACGGCCGCAAAGGGAATCTGGGTGGACAAGGATCTCGAAACGGAGATCCGGAATCTCTTTGCCGCCGGGGACGAGGTCGGGGGGCTTCCCTGGCAGGCCTCTCCGGGCGCTTTTACACAGGGTTGGCATGCGGGGGGCGTGGCCGCCGGGAGGGCCGCTGCCCGGAAACACCTTCTTCCGGTCAAGGATGACTTGGTGGAGGCCCGCAGGCATATGTGCGAGGAGATTCTGAATCGAAAAGAGGGCTTCCACTGGCGGGAGGTGGAGATCGGGGTGCAGAACCTCATGGACTTTTACTGCGGGGACATCCGGAGCGAAGGGTTGCTGCTGAGGGGGATCGAGAGGCTCGAGGATGCCAAGGCCGCTCCCCTTAAAGCAGAAAATCCCCATGAACTGGGGAGATGCCTGGACGTAAAATCCATAATCGACAACGCGGAACTGGTCCTTCGCTCATCTCTTGAAAGGAGGGAGAGCCGTCCCGGACCACTTGGATTTGTTCGGGCGGACTATCCCGAGCAAGACGACAAAAACTGGCTGGCCTTTCTATCCATCCGCAAGAGAGAGGACGGGACCTTCGAGTTCAAGAGATTGCCCGTTGATCATTGA